A genomic window from Candidatus Methylacidiphilum fumarolicum includes:
- a CDS encoding TonB-dependent receptor, giving the protein MLQAQSSDNNDTLSPLASTIPEEIAPEYPLQPSTGRSKKPKENQSIEATSDQTEIEETTRTAQIVSRRSLQTVNFQNVNELSAYQVGINQTQMTGSPQAEPILRGLPATRYRNGMLVGFSRDAQYGPLMNPNMDENLDMVTGPSNIIFGPQELAGGYLNEITKSPHFDRFQGEASYTAGMYGTNFWNLDFGGPIKNNLAYRLDYFGQDGSSYYNYYYGSYLRRESGYMALSYKPYEKLTIDFNGEIDSNSLNPPAGLNRPTQALINNRLYLTGPFAGWFDQNGVFHKGIGTSPPGQGYAVNWGAAVPIDPRTNILNNPIDSTEQFYAVSQLIETLEILDNFKILNNSLFEYYSTFIDQMIPVDFWTVLPAGYNFDDRIENQWNFQAPIGSLLTQNSIDCGLEFRYFSDNEYSGVWHSPVNTWDLTKPLLDNFFTPIVSYNQALLFGNPYLTDIPVPGYPGFYYNSHNFVTTASTFYKLSPFYQHKIDLSEKCSLIFGGRADFYSVHASSPPGTPLPLFLENNMTAVLPQLSMSLTYDPFSWMNSHFTYFFGQNPFPSAFGSFAPDFSSTYYHLTNQYFEIGTKFNLYKDKVSIDLSGFYQDGFIPAYVLPQGSVATTQAYLKGGQLQAIWTPLHNLSINVGYAFIDAHENWIGSPIGPLTTQPYPSNIADQFGLRVDPYVFLAPLNYPFIGFPRNYANTVITYQTEKGLGFSLWSIVQSGQFLNYDYTVRIPTWYTLNARIFYTTSKWEVSLYFYNFTDEKYWAPGAPGFISARSFNYDFITPQLPFWVQGTLRIFF; this is encoded by the coding sequence TTGCTGCAGGCTCAATCTAGTGACAATAATGACACGCTAAGTCCCTTGGCTTCTACCATTCCCGAAGAAATAGCCCCTGAATATCCCCTGCAGCCATCTACTGGTCGATCGAAAAAACCCAAGGAAAACCAATCTATCGAAGCCACTAGCGATCAAACAGAGATCGAAGAAACAACACGAACGGCTCAGATCGTTTCTAGAAGGAGTTTACAAACCGTTAATTTCCAGAATGTCAATGAGCTTTCCGCCTATCAAGTTGGCATCAATCAAACCCAGATGACCGGCAGTCCGCAAGCGGAACCCATATTAAGGGGACTGCCAGCTACAAGGTATAGAAATGGCATGCTTGTTGGATTCAGTAGAGATGCTCAATATGGGCCTCTAATGAATCCGAATATGGATGAAAATCTGGATATGGTAACAGGTCCATCCAATATCATCTTTGGACCTCAAGAATTGGCGGGAGGATACCTTAATGAGATAACCAAATCACCGCACTTTGATCGGTTCCAAGGAGAGGCTTCCTATACGGCAGGAATGTATGGAACGAATTTCTGGAATTTAGACTTTGGAGGCCCCATTAAGAATAACCTGGCGTACCGGCTTGACTATTTTGGTCAAGATGGCTCTTCCTATTACAACTACTACTATGGCTCCTATCTAAGAAGAGAGTCTGGATACATGGCCTTGAGTTATAAACCTTACGAAAAATTGACAATCGATTTTAATGGAGAAATCGATTCTAACAGCCTAAATCCTCCGGCTGGTCTCAATCGACCTACTCAGGCACTAATCAATAATAGGCTCTATCTGACTGGCCCTTTTGCAGGCTGGTTCGACCAAAACGGGGTATTTCACAAAGGGATAGGCACTTCTCCTCCTGGGCAAGGCTATGCGGTGAACTGGGGAGCTGCTGTCCCTATCGATCCAAGAACCAACATTCTGAATAATCCTATCGATAGCACCGAACAGTTTTATGCCGTTTCTCAGCTCATAGAAACTCTGGAAATTTTAGACAACTTCAAAATCCTCAACAACTCCCTCTTCGAGTACTATAGCACGTTCATCGATCAAATGATTCCTGTCGATTTTTGGACGGTCCTTCCTGCAGGGTATAATTTTGATGATAGAATAGAAAATCAATGGAATTTCCAAGCTCCAATAGGCAGTCTGTTAACCCAAAATAGCATCGATTGCGGCCTTGAATTTCGTTATTTTAGCGACAACGAATATTCTGGAGTATGGCATTCTCCTGTTAATACCTGGGATCTAACAAAACCTTTATTGGACAATTTTTTTACTCCAATAGTTTCCTACAATCAAGCCTTGCTCTTTGGCAATCCTTACCTTACTGACATTCCAGTTCCTGGCTATCCTGGTTTTTATTATAATTCCCATAATTTTGTAACAACCGCTTCGACTTTCTATAAACTTTCCCCATTTTATCAACATAAGATCGATCTGAGCGAAAAATGCAGCCTAATTTTTGGAGGACGAGCCGATTTTTATTCCGTACACGCCTCCAGTCCTCCAGGTACTCCTCTGCCATTATTTTTAGAAAATAACATGACCGCTGTTCTCCCCCAACTTTCCATGAGCCTCACTTACGATCCTTTTTCTTGGATGAACTCCCATTTTACCTATTTTTTCGGCCAAAATCCTTTTCCTAGTGCCTTTGGGAGCTTCGCTCCAGACTTCTCTTCTACCTATTACCATCTTACCAACCAATACTTCGAAATCGGCACAAAATTTAACCTCTATAAAGACAAAGTATCGATCGATCTTTCAGGATTTTATCAAGACGGATTCATTCCCGCCTATGTGCTTCCACAAGGATCGGTAGCTACCACGCAAGCCTATCTCAAAGGCGGCCAACTCCAAGCTATCTGGACACCCCTGCACAATCTTTCTATCAATGTTGGCTATGCATTCATTGATGCTCATGAAAATTGGATTGGCTCTCCTATTGGTCCGTTGACTACCCAGCCGTATCCTTCCAACATAGCCGATCAATTCGGTTTACGCGTGGATCCATACGTTTTTCTTGCTCCTCTCAATTATCCATTCATTGGATTTCCAAGAAACTACGCCAACACGGTCATTACTTATCAAACTGAAAAAGGCCTAGGATTTTCACTCTGGTCTATTGTGCAAAGTGGGCAGTTCTTAAATTATGACTATACCGTTAGAATCCCCACATGGTATACGCTCAATGCACGGATTTTCTATACCACCTCAAAATGGGAAGTAAGCCTTTATTTTTACAATTTTACAGACGAAAAATACTGGGCTCCGGGAGCACCTGGCTTTATCAGTGCTAGATCTTTCAATTATGATTTTATCACTCCACAACTTCCTTTCTGGGTGCAAGGAACCCTTCGGATATTCTTCTGA
- the hisA gene encoding 1-(5-phosphoribosyl)-5-[(5-phosphoribosylamino)methylideneamino]imidazole-4-carboxamide isomerase — protein MKIYAAIDLYKGQVVRLRQGKLEALTVYSSDPLQTAQLWEDQGADGLHIVDLEGAFEGKPKQLSVLEKIAQQTHLPIQYGGGLRTEEDVFKAIENGAQRVVIGSRLLTDPSFLEKISGAVGSERIVAAIDAKDGQILMEGWTKESTYRMETFVKILEKSGAGFLLYTNVLTDGTLEGPDIQGTKKLVENSALPVFASGGIGCLRDVEELQKIKGLYGAILGKSLYEKKISIQTIKNISG, from the coding sequence ATGAAAATCTATGCTGCCATTGACCTTTATAAAGGCCAAGTCGTCCGGTTAAGACAAGGGAAATTGGAGGCGCTGACTGTCTATTCATCGGATCCTCTCCAAACTGCCCAGTTATGGGAAGACCAAGGCGCCGATGGGTTACATATAGTTGATTTAGAAGGCGCCTTTGAAGGCAAACCAAAACAACTTTCGGTCTTAGAAAAAATAGCGCAACAGACTCATTTACCCATCCAATACGGGGGCGGGTTAAGAACAGAAGAGGACGTCTTTAAAGCCATAGAGAATGGGGCTCAACGAGTGGTCATCGGGAGTCGGCTTCTTACTGATCCAAGCTTTCTAGAAAAAATTTCTGGAGCCGTAGGCAGCGAAAGAATTGTAGCCGCTATTGATGCCAAGGATGGTCAAATCTTAATGGAAGGTTGGACGAAAGAAAGCACCTACCGAATGGAAACTTTTGTAAAAATACTCGAAAAATCTGGTGCTGGTTTCTTATTGTACACGAACGTCCTGACGGATGGTACCCTAGAAGGACCCGATATTCAGGGCACTAAAAAACTAGTAGAAAATAGTGCTTTGCCTGTTTTTGCTTCTGGTGGAATAGGTTGCCTTAGAGATGTGGAGGAACTTCAAAAGATAAAAGGCCTCTATGGAGCCATTCTTGGAAAGAGTTTGTACGAAAAAAAAATTTCCATCCAAACAATCAAAAACATCTCTGGATAG
- the hisH gene encoding imidazole glycerol phosphate synthase subunit HisH: MQNRFEQKSQPVLPVGIIDYGMGNLQSVEKAFESLSCKVERLFSPPNHYNFLAIVLPGVGAFGDGIKGLEAKGFLPFLENWISKDLPFLGICLGYQLLFEESLESKGAKGIGIFKGKVVRFPESKEKVPHIGWNSVEVLKKSAYLDGISSGDYFYFVHSYYPEVIQKEIILLQTTYCVPFASAIARGNLLATQFHPEKSHKKGIQLLKNFLIHSTIHRPLLSI, from the coding sequence TTGCAAAATAGATTCGAACAGAAAAGTCAACCAGTGCTTCCCGTTGGAATTATTGATTATGGCATGGGCAACCTTCAGAGTGTCGAAAAAGCATTTGAATCCTTATCTTGTAAAGTAGAAAGGCTCTTTTCTCCTCCAAACCACTATAATTTTCTTGCTATTGTCCTCCCTGGAGTAGGGGCTTTTGGAGACGGAATTAAAGGCCTAGAGGCTAAAGGGTTCCTCCCCTTCCTGGAGAATTGGATATCCAAGGATTTACCCTTTTTGGGTATTTGTCTTGGGTATCAACTGCTCTTTGAAGAAAGTTTAGAATCTAAGGGGGCCAAAGGAATCGGTATTTTTAAAGGAAAAGTTGTCCGGTTCCCTGAAAGCAAAGAAAAAGTACCTCATATCGGTTGGAATTCGGTAGAAGTGTTGAAAAAATCAGCTTATTTGGACGGGATATCCTCTGGTGATTACTTTTATTTTGTGCATAGCTATTATCCCGAAGTCATTCAAAAAGAGATTATTCTTTTGCAAACAACCTATTGTGTCCCTTTTGCCAGTGCCATCGCTAGAGGAAATCTTCTAGCCACTCAATTCCATCCTGAAAAAAGCCATAAGAAAGGAATCCAACTTCTAAAAAATTTTTTGATCCACTCAACCATCCACAGACCTTTACTTTCGATCTAA
- the dapF gene encoding diaminopimelate epimerase, translated as MTLFFTKMNGAGNDFILLDNRQGLLSLDASSIAYLCDRHRGIGADGILLVEWAEKEGLRMVYFNADGSRASFCGNGARCFARFAWETEHKNVGCGRLSFLTDCGTVEAWVEGERVKITMPSAKNLRLDVPISLSDRTLNGHAIDTGVPHVVLFGDYEKWTEAALQDLGYEIRWHKAFQPEGTNVNFVWKAGEQAIKVRTYERGVEGETLACGSGVTASALISSVILGMEPPIDVYVRSGERLQVHFRRTEKGFEEVFLEGPAKKVFVGQIELP; from the coding sequence ATGACCCTTTTTTTTACCAAAATGAATGGGGCGGGCAATGATTTTATTCTACTTGATAACCGCCAAGGACTTCTCAGTTTGGATGCTTCTTCTATAGCTTATCTCTGTGATCGTCATAGAGGGATTGGAGCTGATGGCATTTTGCTCGTTGAATGGGCAGAGAAGGAAGGGCTCCGAATGGTTTATTTTAATGCAGATGGCAGCCGGGCAAGCTTCTGTGGGAATGGGGCAAGATGTTTTGCTAGGTTTGCATGGGAAACGGAACATAAAAACGTAGGTTGCGGAAGGCTTTCTTTTTTGACGGATTGTGGAACAGTCGAGGCTTGGGTGGAGGGAGAAAGGGTGAAGATTACAATGCCTTCTGCAAAAAACCTCAGGCTGGATGTCCCAATCAGCCTTAGCGACCGCACGCTTAACGGCCATGCCATTGATACTGGGGTCCCCCATGTGGTCCTTTTTGGAGATTATGAAAAATGGACAGAAGCTGCGCTTCAGGATTTGGGCTATGAAATTAGATGGCATAAGGCATTTCAGCCGGAAGGAACGAATGTGAATTTTGTCTGGAAGGCAGGAGAGCAAGCAATAAAAGTAAGGACGTATGAACGGGGGGTGGAAGGAGAAACACTGGCTTGCGGATCAGGAGTTACGGCTTCAGCTCTTATTTCTAGTGTGATCCTAGGCATGGAACCGCCAATCGACGTTTACGTTCGGAGTGGGGAGAGGTTGCAGGTGCATTTTAGAAGAACCGAAAAGGGCTTTGAGGAGGTTTTTCTTGAAGGCCCGGCCAAAAAAGTCTTTGTTGGGCAAATAGAATTGCCTTAA
- the dapA gene encoding 4-hydroxy-tetrahydrodipicolinate synthase: protein MKIQGTYTAIISPFHNGQIDRKALERLLEHQIENRIDGIVPVGTTGESPTLSYEEHIELVRLTAEIVEKRIKIFAGTGSNSTAEAIHLTKEAEKIGVDGVLLVSPYYNRPSQEGLFRHFSAIAASTSLPILLYNIPSRCGVDIAVDTVKRLVEKNKNIVGIKEAGGSVDRVSQLVEALPGEFSILSGDDALTLPFLSVGAVGVVSVASNLFPRPVSALVRLYLEGKPFEARQLHQTLYPLFRDLMIETNPVPVKTALAMEGLTDLELRLPLAPLQPQNLEKLKTTLSRTKEKLAKVEHLWA, encoded by the coding sequence ATGAAAATCCAAGGAACCTATACGGCTATTATTAGCCCATTTCATAATGGGCAGATTGATAGAAAAGCTTTAGAGCGACTGCTAGAACATCAAATCGAGAATCGTATCGATGGGATAGTCCCTGTTGGGACAACGGGAGAATCGCCAACGCTTTCCTATGAAGAGCATATTGAGCTCGTCCGATTGACTGCGGAAATTGTGGAGAAACGAATAAAGATTTTCGCTGGTACTGGCTCAAACAGTACCGCGGAAGCCATTCACCTGACAAAAGAAGCTGAAAAGATAGGAGTGGATGGCGTGCTCTTAGTTTCTCCCTATTATAACCGTCCTTCTCAGGAAGGGCTCTTCCGCCATTTTTCGGCAATTGCGGCTTCAACTTCCTTGCCGATTCTCCTTTATAATATTCCTTCCAGATGTGGAGTGGATATTGCTGTAGATACCGTCAAGCGGTTGGTAGAAAAAAATAAGAATATTGTGGGCATAAAAGAAGCCGGAGGGAGTGTGGATAGGGTAAGTCAGTTGGTAGAAGCACTTCCTGGGGAGTTTTCTATTCTCAGTGGGGATGATGCGCTGACTTTACCTTTCTTAAGTGTTGGGGCAGTTGGAGTCGTCAGTGTGGCTTCCAATCTTTTCCCTAGGCCGGTGTCAGCACTCGTCCGATTGTATCTAGAAGGAAAGCCATTTGAAGCACGCCAGCTCCATCAGACCCTCTATCCGTTATTTAGGGATCTCATGATTGAAACCAATCCGGTGCCTGTAAAAACAGCACTGGCAATGGAAGGCTTAACGGATTTGGAACTTAGGCTGCCACTGGCTCCCCTCCAACCTCAGAATCTTGAAAAATTAAAAACAACCTTATCGCGCACGAAAGAAAAACTAGCCAAAGTAGAACATTTATGGGCTTGA
- the dapB gene encoding 4-hydroxy-tetrahydrodipicolinate reductase has translation MNRQGRITRILLTGAQGKMGQTVVQAAALDPEVKIVGLIDKEDRLEEAFKIAADCIIDFSVHHFSQELVEAALSHSLPLVIGTTGHTPEELERIKEASQKIPIVMSPNFSLGVNLLELMVHTATVVLGKSYDKAIIDIHHNTKLDAPSGTAKRLLEVLMAAEKIIEEASKDFSSQEKLPQVHSIRAGTVVGVHTVLYCGPGEVIELTHRAENRFPFAHGSLKAAKWIVGKPPAIYSMRDVLGLGQLL, from the coding sequence ATGAACAGGCAAGGAAGGATAACAAGGATTCTTTTGACAGGGGCACAGGGGAAAATGGGACAGACTGTTGTTCAGGCTGCCGCATTAGATCCAGAAGTCAAAATAGTAGGGTTGATCGATAAGGAAGACAGGCTAGAAGAAGCTTTCAAGATAGCGGCTGATTGTATCATTGATTTTTCGGTACATCATTTTAGCCAGGAACTGGTGGAAGCTGCTCTTAGTCATTCTCTTCCCTTGGTTATTGGCACAACAGGGCATACTCCTGAGGAGCTTGAAAGAATAAAAGAAGCTTCACAAAAAATCCCTATTGTGATGTCTCCTAATTTTTCTTTGGGAGTGAATCTTCTGGAATTGATGGTGCACACTGCTACGGTGGTGCTGGGTAAAAGCTATGATAAAGCCATTATTGATATTCATCACAATACCAAGCTTGATGCTCCCAGTGGAACGGCAAAAAGGCTTTTGGAAGTCCTCATGGCCGCAGAAAAAATAATCGAGGAGGCTTCTAAAGACTTTTCATCGCAAGAAAAGCTGCCTCAAGTCCATTCTATCAGGGCTGGGACAGTGGTGGGAGTCCATACGGTTTTGTATTGTGGGCCTGGAGAAGTCATAGAATTAACCCATAGGGCAGAAAACCGGTTCCCTTTTGCTCATGGCTCACTCAAAGCGGCGAAGTGGATAGTCGGAAAACCGCCTGCCATTTATTCTATGAGGGATGTGCTCGGATTGGGGCAATTACTGTAG
- a CDS encoding class I SAM-dependent methyltransferase — MNSLFLRAFCVLLCFLFYGFFQAGYATTSIREQDEYRFKEPALWAEQFDAPSRDKWQKPQAVIQALQLKPGQTVADIGAGTGYFAIKFARVVGPQGRVIALDRESSMVRYLKKRAKKESLNNLIVRKSPKNNPGLEKQSVDLIFFCNSYHHIHNPNYLKALAKALKKNGKVAVIDIKPNAPRLFPATARFKRHIKLSAQAVVADFKQAGFSLDKEFGFLPYQYFLEFKPTSIASSK, encoded by the coding sequence ATGAACTCTCTTTTTTTACGAGCATTTTGTGTGCTCCTTTGCTTTTTATTTTATGGTTTCTTCCAAGCTGGCTACGCCACCACTTCGATTAGGGAGCAAGACGAGTATCGGTTCAAAGAGCCTGCCTTATGGGCTGAACAATTTGATGCGCCTTCTAGGGACAAATGGCAAAAGCCACAAGCCGTTATCCAGGCCCTCCAATTAAAACCGGGGCAAACGGTTGCGGATATTGGCGCTGGGACTGGATATTTTGCTATAAAATTCGCCCGTGTTGTGGGCCCTCAAGGCAGAGTCATAGCTTTGGATAGAGAATCCTCCATGGTGAGATATTTAAAAAAGCGGGCAAAAAAGGAGAGCTTAAACAATCTGATAGTCCGAAAATCGCCCAAAAACAATCCTGGGCTTGAAAAGCAGAGTGTGGATCTGATTTTTTTCTGTAATAGCTATCATCATATTCACAATCCAAACTATCTCAAAGCCTTAGCGAAGGCACTCAAAAAAAATGGAAAGGTAGCTGTCATCGACATCAAGCCGAATGCCCCGCGTCTTTTCCCAGCCACCGCACGATTCAAAAGGCATATAAAACTCTCAGCTCAAGCAGTCGTGGCAGACTTCAAGCAAGCAGGCTTTAGTCTTGACAAAGAGTTTGGTTTTTTACCCTATCAATATTTTCTAGAATTCAAGCCCACATCGATCGCTTCTAGCAAGTAA
- a CDS encoding class I SAM-dependent methyltransferase, whose product MFEALRKDDLLFIDSSHVVKAGGDVNFLILEVLPRLREGVVVHFHDIYFPYDYPRDLLKTFFPSTESSLLHAFLAFNHRFRIIFCMSLLHYKCPKVLTEVFPEYIPQGGQDGLVEERVAAFTTPPGHFPSSIYLRVGVSE is encoded by the coding sequence CTGTTTGAGGCTCTGCGGAAAGATGATCTTCTATTCATCGATTCGTCGCATGTGGTGAAAGCCGGCGGCGATGTGAACTTCCTTATTCTGGAGGTGTTACCAAGGCTTCGAGAGGGAGTGGTTGTTCATTTTCATGATATTTACTTTCCATATGATTACCCTCGAGATCTACTAAAAACGTTCTTTCCCAGTACGGAGTCTTCTCTGTTGCATGCCTTTCTTGCGTTTAATCATAGGTTTAGGATCATTTTCTGTATGAGTCTGCTCCACTATAAATGTCCGAAGGTACTTACCGAGGTGTTTCCAGAATACATCCCACAAGGTGGTCAGGATGGCCTGGTTGAGGAGCGAGTGGCTGCATTTACTACCCCTCCCGGCCACTTCCCTTCATCAATCTACCTTCGTGTAGGAGTTTCGGAATGA
- a CDS encoding O-methyltransferase, giving the protein MVRYLKPRRIIEVGSGVSTFCMREAARRNEENGGERVEITAIEPNPSPALRAMAGIRLLAQRVQDTG; this is encoded by the coding sequence ATGGTTAGGTACTTGAAGCCGCGACGGATTATCGAGGTGGGGTCTGGAGTTTCTACGTTCTGCATGCGGGAGGCGGCACGCAGGAATGAAGAGAACGGGGGAGAAAGGGTGGAAATTACCGCGATTGAACCGAATCCGTCGCCTGCCCTCCGTGCGATGGCCGGTATTCGGCTGCTTGCTCAGCGGGTACAGGATACAGGATAG